From a single Anomaloglossus baeobatrachus isolate aAnoBae1 chromosome 4, aAnoBae1.hap1, whole genome shotgun sequence genomic region:
- the LOC142302882 gene encoding olfactory receptor 2A12-like: MKQNQELSLIAGKPGGQETDSYSLRNFRQLAKTNSQHMPIFKIKNIFMSVKLDLSSLLSVLGVLAVTHSCSGQSRTQALLLNCARFLKMEVCRDELWVQEQRALETIKIKAKISSGSYSTWDLTSISFIYAQDLTTSLVTMQENRTDVTEFHLLGFKVNQGFRLFFFILFLLAYCLIICGNLMIISLVSTRKILHTPMYFFISQLSISDILLPTDIVPNMLHILLNNGGSITFTGCITQLYVFCASGVFECFLLTVMSFDRYVAICNPLRYTSIMTAEHCVILASMCWVFGFSLVLIDIVTTANLNFCGPNVIDHLFCDLVPLLELACSDTFIVELEIYFLSFLFVIIPTTIIVISYTYIVVTVLRIPSSTGRQKAFSTCSSHLIVVSIFYWTIFSVYTIPSQSRTLTMCKILSLLYTGFTPFVNPIIYSLRNEDIKKSIHNTLYKLANWKIIYKIP, encoded by the exons AACATTTTTATGTCCGTGAAACTGGATTTATCCTCATTGCTTTCAGTTTTGGGTGTTTTGGCAGTGACACATTCGTGCTCAGGGCAGTCTCGAACTCAGGCATTATTGCTGAACTGTGCTCGGTTCCTTaaaatggaagtctgcagagacgagctgtgggttCAAGAGCAGAG AGCACTGGAGACTATTAAGATAAAGGCAAAGATATCTTCGGGGAGTTATTCCACCTGGGACCTTACCTCCATTTCTTTTATATATGCACAG GATTTAACTACTTCTTTGGTCACCATGCAGGAGAACAGGACGGATGTCACTGAGTTCCATCTCTTAGGATTTAAAGTCAACCAAGGATTTAGACTTTTTTTCTTCATCTTGTTTCTTCTAGCTTATTGCCTGATAATATGTGGGAACCTCATGATTATATCCCTAGTGTCCACCAGGAAGATCCTCCACACTCCAATGTACTTCTTCATCTCACAACTGTCCATCAGTGACATCCTGTTGCCAACAGATATTGTCCCGAACATGCTCCACATTCTACTGAATAATGGGGGCTCCATTACTTTTACTGGTTGTATTACTCAGTTATATGTTTTTTGTGCTTCAGGAGTTTTTGAATGTTTTCTCCTCACTGTGATGTCTTTTGACAGATATGTGGCCATCTGTAATCCCCTCCGTTATACATCTATTATGACAGCTGAACATTGTGTGATATTGGCCTCCATGTGTTGGGTATTTGGATTTTCACTTGTTTTGATTGACATTGTAACAACAGCGAATCTGAACTTTTGTGGCCCAAATGTCATTGACCATTTATTTTGTGACCTTGTTCCTTTACTAGAACTTGCTTGTTCTGACACCTTCATAGTTGAATTAGAGATATATTTCCTGAGTTTTCTATTTGTCATAATTCCTACCACAATCATTGTAATATCTTATACTTATATTGTTGTAACAGTCTTGAGGATCCCATCCAGCACCGGCAGacagaaagccttctccacctgcagctcccacctcattGTGGTCTCCATATTCTACTGGACAATATTCAGTGTTTATACCATTCCATCCCAAAGCCGAACACTCACCATGTGTAAGATCCTATCACTGCTCTATACAGGGTTTACTCCTTTTGTCAACCCCATTATTTATAGTTTAAGAAATGAAGATATTAAAAAATCCATACATAATACCCTTTATAAGCTTGCAAATTGGAAAATCATCTACAAAATTCCATAG